In a single window of the Raphanus sativus cultivar WK10039 chromosome 9, ASM80110v3, whole genome shotgun sequence genome:
- the LOC130499998 gene encoding glutathione S-transferase T3-like, whose protein sequence is MEPFPQNPQTSPVNQRRKWSTKEDVVLISAWLNTSKDAIVGTDQKAGAFWKRIVDYVNASPQLSGGVPREWSQCKQRWGRINEQVCKFVGCYEAAVREQASGQNENDVMKAAHDIFFNDIGIKFTLEHCWRELRFDQKWKSLGVPKEGAEVRPPGVKACKAAKRKRQGYDEIHAMLAVKKDIQQQKLLERLLAKDPTHLTASEITLMEKLISEMICDGSRAGVEVVWQEGNAHVY, encoded by the exons ATGGAACCTTTTCCCCAAAACCCCCAAACCTCTCCCGTTAATCAAAGACGCAAGTGGTCAACCAAAGAAGACGTTGTGCTCATCAGTGCTTGGTTGAACACCAGCAAGGATGCAATCGTGGGTACTGACCAGAAGGCTGGAGCTTTTTGGAAGAGAATTGTGGACTACGTGAACGCCAGCCCTCAGCTTAGTGGCGGCGTCCCTAGAGAGTGGAGTCAGTGTAAGCAGAGGTGGGGAAGAATCAATGAGCAGGTGTGCAAGTTTGTGGGCTGCTATGAAGCAGCAGTGAGGGAGCAAGCGAGTGGCCAAAACGAGAATGATGTCATGAAGGCTGCCCATGACATCTTCTTCAATGACATTGGCATCAAGTTCACACTTGAACATTGTTGGAGGGAACTTCGGTTCGATCAGAAATGGAAATCACTTGGTGTTCCCAAAGAAGGTGCAGAGGTTCGGCCTCCTGGTGTCAAGGCTTGCAAAGCAGCCAAACGCAAGAGGCAAGGTTATGATGAGATACATGCCATGCTTGCTGTCAAGAAGGATATACAGCAACAGAAACTGCTAGAGCGTCTCCTTGCCAAAGACCCTACCCATCTAACTGCAAGTGAAATCACCCTCATGGAGAAACTCATTTCTGAAATGATTTGCGATGG GTCACGGGCTGGAGTTGAAGTTGTATGGCAGGAAGGGAATGCACATGTTTATTAG
- the LOC130499622 gene encoding uncharacterized protein LOC130499622 — translation MDPAAERRDAKRNIEYNNSLGYVADSEYGIPKRCYCGGRMIGEVQRKEEHDTLPGKRFFTCINYEADGLHYRQPWVIGVQEEIERLTSRLEEAEKVIKEVPILNEQIVSLEEHVKSLSGLLDVLTVKVHDLEMVCFD, via the exons ATGGATCCCGCAGCAGAGAGAAGAGACGCAAAGAGGAACATTGAGTACAACAACTCATTAGGCTATGTGGCGGATTCAGAGTATGGTATTCCAAAAAGGTGTTACTGCGGTGGGAGAATGATTGGTGAGGTTCAGAGGAAAGAGGAGCACGACACTCTTCCTGGGAAGCGGTTCTTCACCTGCATAAACTACGAG GCTGATGGGCTCCACTACCGTCAGCCTTGGGTGATTGGTGTACAGGAGGAGATCGAAAGGCTGACTAGCCGGCTGGAGGAGGCTGAGAAGGTTATCAAGGAGGTGCCCATCCTCAATGAACAGATCGTGTCTCTAGAG GAACATGTTAAAAGCCTCTCTGGTCTGCTCGATGTTCTCACTGTGAAGGTGCATGACCTGGAGATGGTCTGCTTCGATTGA